A window of Variovorax paradoxus genomic DNA:
GCCGTGCCGATCACCCAGCCGCTGGTGACCGAGCGGATGTGGTTCGCGTTGATGTCCAGCCCCACCGCGCGGTCGCCCTCCGGCGCGGAGTAGTGGGCGCCGCAGGAGCCCAGCGTCTCGGCCAGCACCACCGACACGCCGCCGTGCAGGATGCCGTAGGGCTGGCGGGTGCGCTCGTCGACCGGGCAGCGGGCACGGATGAAGTCGTCGCCCACCTCGAGGAACTCCATGCCCAGCGTGGAGACGGCGGTGCCGACATGGTTGCGGGTCAGCTCCTCGACGGAGATTTCTTTCTTCCAGATACGCATTCGGTTCTTCTTTCCTGTAAGAGGTAGCTAAAACTATAGCGACGGCGGCTGACATCGGCAGTCGCCTTTGCGTGTTAACTTGGGTCGATGAAGCACCCCGTCCGCCGCTGGCTCATCGGCATCGCCGCCGCCTTGGTGCTCGGCGCGGGCGTCCTGGTACTGGTGGTGCGCTCGAAGCTGCCGACCGACGAAGAGGTGGCCGCGAAGATTGCCGGGGGCTTCGAGCAGCGCTTCGGCGTGCCGCTGAAGGTGGGCGGCGCGCACTGGTCGCTGCTGCCGATGCCCATGCTGGTGCTGTCCGACGTCGCCACCGAGCAGCCCCGTCCCATCACCCTGCAACGCGTCACGCTGCGGCTCAAGCTGGCGCCGCTGCTGCACCGCGTCATTGCGCTGGACGACGTCGAGATCGAAAGCCTGGTGCTGCCGAGCGCTTCGGTGCGGGCCTTTCGCGGCAAGGGCCCCAAGCCCGCCGAGGGCGCAGCCCCCGTGGCGCTGCCGGCGCCGTGGACGCTGGCGCCGGTGCCCGTGGAACGGGTGCGCTGGCGCGACCTGAGCTGGATCGACCGGCGCGACATTGCGCTGGCCTACGACGGCGACATCTTCTTCGACCCGCAGTGGCGCCCGCGCCAGGCCCGCGTCGAGCGCGCGGGCATTACGCCGCCCGCCCGCCTGCGGCTGGACCGCGAAGCCGGGCAGGACCGCTGGCGCACCCGAATCGACGTGGGCGGCGGCACGTGGAACGGTGTCGCGCGTTTCGAGACGCTGGCCAGCGGCAAGCTGCGCGTGTCGGCCGAACTCGACCCGCGCCAGGTCGACATCGAAAGCCTGGTGCAGGCCTTCGACCGCCGCACCTCGGTGGCCGGCAAGGTCTCCGGCCACTCCACGCTGGTGGCCGAGGCCGACAGCGCCGAGGAACTGGGCGCGCTGGTCCGCAACCTGCACACCCGCACCACCTTTTCGGTGCAGCCCGCCACGCTCACCAAGCTGGACGTGGCCAAGGCCGTGACCACCGCCGGCATCAGCCGGGGCGGGCGCACGCCGCTGGACGAACTCTCGGGCACGCTCGACACCCAGGGCACCGAAAACGGGGTGGTGCTGCAGTATTCCAACCTCAAGGCCCGCTCCGGCGTGCTTACCGCCACCGGCAAGCTGA
This region includes:
- a CDS encoding hotdog fold thioesterase encodes the protein MRIWKKEISVEELTRNHVGTAVSTLGMEFLEVGDDFIRARCPVDERTRQPYGILHGGVSVVLAETLGSCGAHYSAPEGDRAVGLDINANHIRSVTSGWVIGTARPVHRGRTTQVWQIDLTNEAGELTCVSRITMAVLQPR